In Ahaetulla prasina isolate Xishuangbanna chromosome 6, ASM2864084v1, whole genome shotgun sequence, a single window of DNA contains:
- the LOC131200732 gene encoding solute carrier family 2, facilitated glucose transporter member 9-like isoform X2, whose product MPVYLSQMDNSPISAFPRKFTKHLTFPLVAVTLLSSFGSSTLYGFNLAVVNSPAAHIKAFYNATWYQRYGRGLSQRPLTLMYSLTVSIFALGGLVGSFPVGILVTQYGRNGTLIRSNFLVLLAGMLMGFSRYLKSPEMVILGRFIIGIHSGISLSVVPMYLGEIAPKNLRGFLGLVPSIFICLGIFSAQVLGLPELLGEDAYWPLFLSVVVVPALLQLMLLNWFPESPRYLLIEKNNVHGATEALSLFLGKHNVQDIIEEIEEEKHSLASVKVVSVWQLLSDHSVRWQVLSVVVINMGMQLSGIDAIWFYTNAIFENAGIPDPDIPYTTVGTGAIEVIAGLIGCFTIEKVGRRSLLIVGFCFMGICCAGITLSLVLQPIVSWMRYFSVAFVIGIIAGFCMGPAGIPFLMTAELFKQSHRPSAYIVDVSWCFLLPGLLRCLLSNCTVCVFHHP is encoded by the exons ATGCCGGTCTATCTTTCACAAATGGACAACAGCCCCATTTCTGCATTCCCAAGAAAGTTTACAAAG CATCTGACCTTTCCACTTGTTGCTGTGACACTCCTGTCATCATTTGGGTCCTCCACGTTGTATGGTTTCAATCTGGCTGTAGTAAACTCTCCAGCAGCG CACATCAAAGCCTTCTACAATGCAACGTGGTACCAACGTTATGGGCGGGGCCTGTCGCAAAGACCTCTCACTCTCATGTACTCCCTGACTGTCTCCATTTTTGCCCTGGGAGGCTTGGTGGGGTCATTTCCTGTGGGAATTCTGGTCACCCAATATGGGAG GAATGGCACTTTGATCCGTAGCAACTTCCTTGTTCTGTTGGCTGGCAtgttgatgggattcagccgctaCTTGAAATCCCCTGAAATGGTCATTTTGGGGCGCTTCATCATAGGGATTCATTCTG GCATCTCTCTCAGTGTGGTACCCATGTACCTGGGAGAAATTGCCCCAAAGAACCTCCGGGGATTCCTGGGCCTGGTTCCAAGCATCTTCATTTGTCTGGGGATCTTTTCTGCCCAAGTCCTGGGCCTTCCAGAACTTCTGGGGGAG GATGCCTATTGGCCTCTTTTCCTCTCTGTAGTGGTGGTTCCTGCTCTTCTGCAGCTCATGCTACTAAATTGGTTCCCTGAAAGCCCTCGTTACTTGCTTATTGAGAAAAATAATGTCCATGGAGCTACTGAAG CATTAAGCTTGTTCCTTGGTAAACATAATGTGCAGGATATCATCGAAGAGATAGAGGAAGAAAAGCATTCACTTGCCTCAGTGAAAGTTGTGTCTGTATGGCAACTGCTCTCAGATCATTCTGTGCGATGGCAAGTACTGTCTGTAGTAGTGATCAACATGGGTATGCAGCTCTCTGGAATTGATGCG ATCTGGTTTTACACAAATGCTATATTTGAGAATGCTGGCATTCCTGATCCTGATATCCCTTACACTACCGTGGGCACTGGTGCTATTGAGGTTATTGCTGGCTTAATAGGC TGTTTTACCATTGAGAAGGTGGGACGTCGTTCTCTCCTCATAGTTGGCTTCTGTTTTATGGGCATCTGTTGTGCTGGCATCACCCTGTCCCTGGTGCTTCAG CCAATTGTGTCCTGGATGCGCTACTTCAGTGTGGCTTTTGTGATTGGAATCATTGCAGGATTTTGCATGGGACCAG CTGGCATCCCATTTCTGATGACAGCTGAACTCTTCAAGCAGTCACATCGGCCATCGGCTTATATTGTGG ATGTCAGCTGGTGCTTTCTGCTACCTGGTCTTCTGCGGTGTCTGCTTTCTAATTGCACTGTATGTGTATTTCATCATCCCTGA
- the LOC131200732 gene encoding solute carrier family 2, facilitated glucose transporter member 5-like isoform X1 — MPVYLSQMDNSPISAFPRKFTKHLTFPLVAVTLLSSFGSSTLYGFNLAVVNSPAAHIKAFYNATWYQRYGRGLSQRPLTLMYSLTVSIFALGGLVGSFPVGILVTQYGRNGTLIRSNFLVLLAGMLMGFSRYLKSPEMVILGRFIIGIHSGISLSVVPMYLGEIAPKNLRGFLGLVPSIFICLGIFSAQVLGLPELLGEDAYWPLFLSVVVVPALLQLMLLNWFPESPRYLLIEKNNVHGATEALSLFLGKHNVQDIIEEIEEEKHSLASVKVVSVWQLLSDHSVRWQVLSVVVINMGMQLSGIDAIWFYTNAIFENAGIPDPDIPYTTVGTGAIEVIAGLIGCFTIEKVGRRSLLIVGFCFMGICCAGITLSLVLQPIVSWMRYFSVAFVIGIIAGFCMGPAGIPFLMTAELFKQSHRPSAYIVGGSLNWLSNFTVGFVFPFLQMSAGAFCYLVFCGVCFLIALYVYFIIPETKNKTFMEISQLFTSSRSTFFSDLPDSFKMIKLNGYGTLENSSLEFSGSGSNLP; from the exons ATGCCGGTCTATCTTTCACAAATGGACAACAGCCCCATTTCTGCATTCCCAAGAAAGTTTACAAAG CATCTGACCTTTCCACTTGTTGCTGTGACACTCCTGTCATCATTTGGGTCCTCCACGTTGTATGGTTTCAATCTGGCTGTAGTAAACTCTCCAGCAGCG CACATCAAAGCCTTCTACAATGCAACGTGGTACCAACGTTATGGGCGGGGCCTGTCGCAAAGACCTCTCACTCTCATGTACTCCCTGACTGTCTCCATTTTTGCCCTGGGAGGCTTGGTGGGGTCATTTCCTGTGGGAATTCTGGTCACCCAATATGGGAG GAATGGCACTTTGATCCGTAGCAACTTCCTTGTTCTGTTGGCTGGCAtgttgatgggattcagccgctaCTTGAAATCCCCTGAAATGGTCATTTTGGGGCGCTTCATCATAGGGATTCATTCTG GCATCTCTCTCAGTGTGGTACCCATGTACCTGGGAGAAATTGCCCCAAAGAACCTCCGGGGATTCCTGGGCCTGGTTCCAAGCATCTTCATTTGTCTGGGGATCTTTTCTGCCCAAGTCCTGGGCCTTCCAGAACTTCTGGGGGAG GATGCCTATTGGCCTCTTTTCCTCTCTGTAGTGGTGGTTCCTGCTCTTCTGCAGCTCATGCTACTAAATTGGTTCCCTGAAAGCCCTCGTTACTTGCTTATTGAGAAAAATAATGTCCATGGAGCTACTGAAG CATTAAGCTTGTTCCTTGGTAAACATAATGTGCAGGATATCATCGAAGAGATAGAGGAAGAAAAGCATTCACTTGCCTCAGTGAAAGTTGTGTCTGTATGGCAACTGCTCTCAGATCATTCTGTGCGATGGCAAGTACTGTCTGTAGTAGTGATCAACATGGGTATGCAGCTCTCTGGAATTGATGCG ATCTGGTTTTACACAAATGCTATATTTGAGAATGCTGGCATTCCTGATCCTGATATCCCTTACACTACCGTGGGCACTGGTGCTATTGAGGTTATTGCTGGCTTAATAGGC TGTTTTACCATTGAGAAGGTGGGACGTCGTTCTCTCCTCATAGTTGGCTTCTGTTTTATGGGCATCTGTTGTGCTGGCATCACCCTGTCCCTGGTGCTTCAG CCAATTGTGTCCTGGATGCGCTACTTCAGTGTGGCTTTTGTGATTGGAATCATTGCAGGATTTTGCATGGGACCAG CTGGCATCCCATTTCTGATGACAGCTGAACTCTTCAAGCAGTCACATCGGCCATCGGCTTATATTGTGGGTGGGTCCCTCAACTGGCTCTCGAACTTCACTGTCGGCTTTGTGTTTCCCTTCTTGCAG ATGTCAGCTGGTGCTTTCTGCTACCTGGTCTTCTGCGGTGTCTGCTTTCTAATTGCACTGTATGTGTATTTCATCATCCCTGAGACTAAAAATAAGACATTTATGGAAATCAGCCAACTCTTCACCTCCTCTCGCTCTACCTTCTTCTCTGACTTGCCCGATTCTTTCAAGATGATCAAGTTAAATGGCTATGGAACCCTGGAGAACAGCTCCTTGGAATTCTCTGGATCAGGATCAAATCTCCCATGA
- the LOC131200732 gene encoding solute carrier family 2, facilitated glucose transporter member 9-like isoform X3, giving the protein MYSLTVSIFALGGLVGSFPVGILVTQYGRNGTLIRSNFLVLLAGMLMGFSRYLKSPEMVILGRFIIGIHSGISLSVVPMYLGEIAPKNLRGFLGLVPSIFICLGIFSAQVLGLPELLGEDAYWPLFLSVVVVPALLQLMLLNWFPESPRYLLIEKNNVHGATEALSLFLGKHNVQDIIEEIEEEKHSLASVKVVSVWQLLSDHSVRWQVLSVVVINMGMQLSGIDAIWFYTNAIFENAGIPDPDIPYTTVGTGAIEVIAGLIGCFTIEKVGRRSLLIVGFCFMGICCAGITLSLVLQPIVSWMRYFSVAFVIGIIAGFCMGPAGIPFLMTAELFKQSHRPSAYIVGGSLNWLSNFTVGFVFPFLQMSAGAFCYLVFCGVCFLIALYVYFIIPETKNKTFMEISQLFTSSRSTFFSDLPDSFKMIKLNGYGTLENSSLEFSGSGSNLP; this is encoded by the exons ATGTACTCCCTGACTGTCTCCATTTTTGCCCTGGGAGGCTTGGTGGGGTCATTTCCTGTGGGAATTCTGGTCACCCAATATGGGAG GAATGGCACTTTGATCCGTAGCAACTTCCTTGTTCTGTTGGCTGGCAtgttgatgggattcagccgctaCTTGAAATCCCCTGAAATGGTCATTTTGGGGCGCTTCATCATAGGGATTCATTCTG GCATCTCTCTCAGTGTGGTACCCATGTACCTGGGAGAAATTGCCCCAAAGAACCTCCGGGGATTCCTGGGCCTGGTTCCAAGCATCTTCATTTGTCTGGGGATCTTTTCTGCCCAAGTCCTGGGCCTTCCAGAACTTCTGGGGGAG GATGCCTATTGGCCTCTTTTCCTCTCTGTAGTGGTGGTTCCTGCTCTTCTGCAGCTCATGCTACTAAATTGGTTCCCTGAAAGCCCTCGTTACTTGCTTATTGAGAAAAATAATGTCCATGGAGCTACTGAAG CATTAAGCTTGTTCCTTGGTAAACATAATGTGCAGGATATCATCGAAGAGATAGAGGAAGAAAAGCATTCACTTGCCTCAGTGAAAGTTGTGTCTGTATGGCAACTGCTCTCAGATCATTCTGTGCGATGGCAAGTACTGTCTGTAGTAGTGATCAACATGGGTATGCAGCTCTCTGGAATTGATGCG ATCTGGTTTTACACAAATGCTATATTTGAGAATGCTGGCATTCCTGATCCTGATATCCCTTACACTACCGTGGGCACTGGTGCTATTGAGGTTATTGCTGGCTTAATAGGC TGTTTTACCATTGAGAAGGTGGGACGTCGTTCTCTCCTCATAGTTGGCTTCTGTTTTATGGGCATCTGTTGTGCTGGCATCACCCTGTCCCTGGTGCTTCAG CCAATTGTGTCCTGGATGCGCTACTTCAGTGTGGCTTTTGTGATTGGAATCATTGCAGGATTTTGCATGGGACCAG CTGGCATCCCATTTCTGATGACAGCTGAACTCTTCAAGCAGTCACATCGGCCATCGGCTTATATTGTGGGTGGGTCCCTCAACTGGCTCTCGAACTTCACTGTCGGCTTTGTGTTTCCCTTCTTGCAG ATGTCAGCTGGTGCTTTCTGCTACCTGGTCTTCTGCGGTGTCTGCTTTCTAATTGCACTGTATGTGTATTTCATCATCCCTGAGACTAAAAATAAGACATTTATGGAAATCAGCCAACTCTTCACCTCCTCTCGCTCTACCTTCTTCTCTGACTTGCCCGATTCTTTCAAGATGATCAAGTTAAATGGCTATGGAACCCTGGAGAACAGCTCCTTGGAATTCTCTGGATCAGGATCAAATCTCCCATGA